One window from the genome of Gopherus evgoodei ecotype Sinaloan lineage chromosome 2, rGopEvg1_v1.p, whole genome shotgun sequence encodes:
- the SALL3 gene encoding sal-like protein 3 codes for MSRRKQAKPQHLKSDEELQAEVVSEHAVPGEGADDGDSGNESRSGSEETNVCEKCCAEFFKWTDFLEHKKNCTKNPLVLIVNEDEAAPPASEEFPEPSPASSPSDQAESEAAEESVQPENNESCEIKNTEKEEEPMEVETSMEKSFQNQGTSSTATSLPQIPESSSMTNYNMPNTNVTLETLLSTKVAVAQFSQNARSAASANTNSGVTAMAIPMILEQLMALQQQQIHQLQLIEQIRSQVAMMNRQPLRPSLNPIVPSQNTPVQPSNQLQGFAANSALQLTIVPPTIVGQATSNQSSAFEGSQHISRPTSGASTPNIASNGSSAPAESSASSSSNAITSVTPASVSNTNSSSQPPNASTPPSVGHGNLTSASSLPNPLLPQTSSNSVIFPNPLVSIAATANALDPLSALMKHRKGKPPNVSVFEPKSSSEDPFFKHKCRFCAKVFGSDSALQIHLRSHTGERPFKCNICGNRFSTKGNLKVHFQRHKEKYPHIQMNPYPVPEYLDNVPTCSGIPYGMSLPPEKPVTTWLDSKPVLPTVPSSIGLQLPPTIPGVNSYGDSPSITPMSRSPQRPSPASSECTSLSPSLNNSESGIPVSADSPQPIHSGSSLTKTEPVTLPPTNARLGDLTVSGQVCTASTSSIPTAVTDSSISTSLSNPVLPAMSDQFKAKFPFGGLLDSMQTSETSKLQQLVENIDKKMTDPNQCVICHRVLSCQSALKMHYRTHTGERPFKCKICGRAFTTKGNLKTHFGVHRAKPPLRVQHSCPICQKKFTNAVVLQQHIRMHMGGQIPNTPLPEGFQDAMDSELSYDEKNVETLSNYDDDIDENSMEEDPELKDTASDSSKPLISYSGSCPPSPPSVISSIAALENQMKMIDSVMNCQQLTSLKSIENGSGESDHLSNDSSSAVGDLESQSAGSPAMSESSSSMQALSPVNSNSESFRSKSPGLSNQGEPQEIQLKTEKPDSPPSAAENGGALDLTSTNPGRPVIKEEAPFSLLFLNRERGPSQSTPSLVTSTAPTMIKMEVNGHSKPISLGEVPSLPAGIHVPAAPQTVMSPGITPMLAPPPRRTPKQHNCQSCGKTFSSASALQIHERTHTGEKPFGCTICGRAFTTKGNLKVHMGTHMWNNAPARRGRRLSVENPMALLGGDALKFSEMFQKDLAARAMNVDPNFWNQYAAAITNGLAMKNNEISVIQNGGIPQLPVSLGGSAIPSLSNITSGMDKARTGSSPPIVGLDKASSETGASRPFTRFIEDNKEIGIN; via the exons CAGTCCCAGGAGAAGGAGCAGATGACGGTGATAGTGGGAATGAAAGCAGGAGTGGAAGTGAAGAAACCAACGTTTGTGAAAAATGCTGTGCAGAATTCTTCAAGTGGACAGACTTCCTGGAGCACAAGAAGAATTGTACTAAAAACCCACTGGTGTTGATTGTGAATGAAGATGAAGCAGCACCGCCTGCCTCTGAAGAATTCCCTGAACCCTCGCCTGCTAGTTCTCCTAGTGATCAGGCAGAGAGTGAGGCTGCTGAAGAAAGTGTTCAGCCAGAGAACAACGAGAGCTGTGAGATAAAAAACACTGAAAAGGAAGAAGAGCCGATGGAGGTTGAAACTTCTATGGAAAAGAGTTTCCAGAATCAAGGCACCTCAAGCACAGCTACTTCTCTACCTCAGATTCCTGAATCATCTTCCATGACAAATTATAACATGCCAAACACTAATGTTACATTAGAGACTCTACTGAGTACTAAAGTGGCAGTTGCACAGTTTTCACAGAATGCAAGGTCTGCAGCTTCTGCAAACACAAACAGTGGGGTTACTGCAATGGCCATCCCAATGATTTTAGAGCAGCTGATGGCATTGCAACAGCAACAAATTCACCAGCTCCAGCTAATTGAACAGATCCGCAGTCAGGTGGCAATGATGAATCGACAGCCGTTACGTCCTTCTCTGAACCCAATAGTTCCTTCCCAGAATACTCCTGTGCAACCTTCTAACCAGCTCCAAGGATTTGCAGCAAATTCTGCTCTTCAGCTAACCATAGTTCCTCCTACCATTGTGGGGCAAGCCACTAGCAATCAGTCTTCTGCCTTTGAGGGTTCTCAGCACATCTCAAGGCCTACATCTGGAGCAAGCACTCCTAATATAGCCAGCAATGGCTCTTCTGCCCCAGCTGAATCAAGTGCATCCTCCTCCTCTAATGCAATTACATCAGTCACTCCTGCTTCTGTGTCAAATACTAATAGTTCTTCACAGCCCCCAAATGCTTCAACTCCACCTTCAGTAGGACATGGAAATCTCACCTCAGCTTCCAGCCTGCCAAACCCACTTCTACCTCAGACTTCATCAAATAGTGTGATCTTCCCCAACCCACTGGTTAGCATTGCTGCAACGGCTAATGCATTAGATCCTCTATCTGCCCTTATGAAGCACCGCAAAGGAAAGCCACCAAATGTGTCAGTGTTCGAACCCAAGTCAAGCTCGGAGGAtccattttttaaacataaatgtagattttgtgCCAAGGTCTTTGGAAGtgacagtgctttacaaatacatCTACGTtcacacacaggagagagaccttttAAATGTAACATATGTGGAAATCGCTTTTCCACAAAAGGCAATCTGAAAGTTCATTTTCAGAGACATAAGGAGAAATACCCCCACATTCAAATGAATCCATATCCTGTTCCAGAATACCTCGATAATGTGCCCACTTGCTCTGGAATTCCATATGGAATGTCACTGCCTCCTGAAAAACCAGTTACAACATGGTTGGATAGTAAGCCTGTGTTACCGACTGTTCCAAGTTCTATTGGGCTACAGCTTCCTCCCACTATACCTGGTGTTAACAGTTATGGAGATTCTCCAAGTATTACTCCTATGAGCAGGTCACCCCAGAGGCCATCTCCTGCTTCGAGTGAATGCACTTCTTTATCTCCAAGCCTAAACAATTCTGAATCTGGCATTCCAGTGTCTGCTGACTCACCACAACCAATTCatagtggctcttctctgactaAAACCGAACCTGTCACTCTGCCTCCCACAAATGCAAGGTTAGGAGACCTTACTGTAAGTGGGCAAGTTTGTACCGCTTCCACATCTTCAATTCCTACTGCTGTTACAGATAGCAGCATTTCAACAAGCCTCTCAAACCCCGTGCTTCCAGCAATGTCTGACCAGTTCAAGGCAAAGTTTCCATTTGGTGGTCTACTAGACTCTATGCAGACATCAGAAACCTCAAAGCTACAACAGCTAGTAGAGAACATTGATAAGAAGATGACGGATCCAAATCAATGTGTCATTTGTCACCGTGTGCTTAGTTGTCAGAGTGCTCTCAAGATGCATTACAGAACACATACAGGAGAAAGACCATTTAAATGCAAAATTTGTGGACGTGCCTTTACTACAAAAGGCAATCTAAAAACACATTTTGGAGTTCATCGAGCGAAGCCACCACTAAGAGTACAACATTCATGTCCTATTTGTCAGAAGAAATTTACAAATGCTGTTGTTCTCCAGCAACATATTCGTATGCATATGGGTGGACAAATTCCAAACACTCCATTACCAGAGGGCTTCCAAGATGCAATGGACTCAGAGCTTTCCTATGATGAAAAGAATGTTGAAACACTGAGCAACTATGATGATGACATTGATGAAAATTCTATGGAAGAGGACCCAGAATTAAAGGACACAGCAAGTGACTCATCCAAACCACTTATATCTTACTCCGGGTCTTGTCCTCCTTCACCGCCTTCTGTAATTTCCAGTATTGCTGCTCTGGAGAATCAAATGAAAATGATTGATTCTGTCATGAACTGTCAGCAGCTGACCAGTTTAAAATCCATAGAAAATGGATCTGGTGAAAGTGACCATTTGAGCAATGATTCCTCATCAGCTGTTGGTGATCTCGAaagccagagtgcaggcagcCCTGCGATGTCAGAATCTTCTTCCTCCATGCAAGCTTTGTCTCCTGTAAACAGCAATAGTGAAAGTTTTAGATCAAAGTCCCCAGGTCTTAGCAACCAGGGAGAACCACAGGAAATACAATTAAAGACAGAAAAACCTGATAGTCCACCATCTGCTGCTGAAAATGGAGGTGCTTTAGATCTGACATCCACCAACCCGGGAAGACCAGTCATCAAAGAGGAGGCTCCTTTTAGCCTGCTGTTCCTGAACAGAGAACGTG GTCCCAGCCAAAGTACTCCTAGCCTGGTCACCAGCACTGCGCCTACCATGATCAAAATGGAAGTGAATGGTCACAGCAAGCCGATCTCACTGGGTGAGGTTCCCTCGCTTCCAGCTGGAATCCACGTTCCTGCTGCACCACAGACAGTGATGAGTCCAGGCATCACTCCTATGCTGGCACCCCCGCCACGTCGGACTCCCAAGCAGCATAACTGTCAATCATGTGGGAAGACCTTCTCCTCAGCAAGTGCACTACAGATACATGAGCGCACCCATACTGGTGAAAAgccatttggttgcacaatctgTGGTAGAGCTTTTACCACAAAAGGGAATCTTAAG GTTCACATGGGAACTCATATGTGGAATAATGCCCCTGCAAGACGTGGTCGTCGACTATCCGTGGAAAACCCAATGGCTTTGTTAGGTGGTGACGCTCTGAAGTTTTCTGAAATGTTCCAAAAGGATTTGGCAGCTCGGGCAATGAATGTTGACCCAAATTTTTGGAATCAGTATGCTGCAGCTATCACTAACGGACTTGCTATGAAGAACAATGAGATTTCTGTCATACAGAACGGAggcattccccagctcccagtaAGTTTAGGTGGAAGTGCCATTCCATCTTTAAGTAACATTACCAGTGGCATGGACAAAGCTCGCACTGGCAGCAGCCCTCCCATTGTTGGTCTGGACAAAGCAAGTTCTGAAACTGGAGCCAGTCGTCCATTCACAAGATTTATTGAGGATAACAAAGAGATTGGCATAAATTAA